A single genomic interval of Ischnura elegans chromosome 3, ioIscEleg1.1, whole genome shotgun sequence harbors:
- the LOC124154949 gene encoding uncharacterized protein LOC124154949, translating into MLLPLVLLSTAVGSMAAGSPASPLPSGTSDLEEKVNPTAITHLIGSISAALLPRSNGLMFLIPSEVLSNHGKNVEEDKKGLNLNIQVPNLLDTLLQPITQTEAQRSTTSTRLYPGLVPDEHPDEGELPHNPRVARQAIGAPRQGREERCPHCLI; encoded by the exons ATGTTATTACCCCTG GTGTTGTTGTCAACCGCCGTGGGTTCGATGGCAGCTGGTTCCCCTGCCTCCCCACTGCCCTCTGGAACCTCTGATTTGGAAGAGAAGGTTAATCCTACCGCAATTACACATTTAATCGGCTCCATTTCTGCTGCACTTCTGCCTCGTTCGAACGGTCTGAT GTTTTTAATTCCATCAGAAGTCTTATCGAACCATGGTAAGAATGTAGAGGAGGACAAGAAGGGACTAAATTTGAATATCCAAGTCCCGAATCTACTAGACACACTTCTGCAGCCGATCACCCAGACTGAGGCACAAAGGTCAACCACTTCCACGAGGCTGTACCCGGGGCTCGTTCCCGACGAACATCCCGACGAGGGCGAGTTACCGCACAACCCGAGAGTGGCGCGCCAGGCGATTGGGGCCCCTCGTCAGGGACGGGAGGAGCGATGCCCCCATTGCCTAATCTAG
- the LOC124154950 gene encoding uncharacterized protein LOC124154950 — MLLPLVLMSTLVGLIAAGPLPSETSNSEGNENLATNSTLDQINTPELTPPATIERLKIKAEVIEKDVLNVDENKEEPHVDTEASNPTTDAPTEPATDDVNHKHHWFLNPDCDPLKAFLESLLIDRATEPITALAATLDNIHKSCIPFLGRKT; from the exons ATGTTGTTACCACTG GTGTTGATGTCAACTCTCGTGGGTTTGATTGCAGCAGGTCCATTGCCCTCTGAAACCTCGAattcggagggaaacgaaaatctAGCAACCAATTCAACATTAGACCAGATAAATACTCCAGAACTTACGCCCCCTGCCACCATTGAGAG GTTGAAAATCAAAGCAGAAGTCATTGAGAAGGATGTATTGAACGTAGATGAAAACAAGGAGGAACCACACGTGGATACGGAAGCCTCGAATCCAACCACGGACGCACCGACAGAACCGGCTACCGACGATGTGAATCACAAGCACCATTGGTTCCTTAATCCAGACTGTGATCCTCTGAAGGCGTTTCTTGAGAGCTTATTGATAGATCGTGCCACTGAACCAATTACCGCCCTTGCGGCCACCTTAGACAATATTCATAAGTCCTGCATTCCATTTTTAGGCCGAAAGACATGA